In Halovivax gelatinilyticus, the following are encoded in one genomic region:
- the rdfA gene encoding rod-determining factor RdfA: MDSGESAGDPTDSKVGRLIETYGLSGLGEELAARWTAPADERSSLRELADVFNRRLLSAALEDAGVETIDGDVESVYRVLTDDVSAGVRTETKRRLRREGVDVDELESAFVSHQAIHTYLRTYRDVAYEPDERSPERQREIERDRIRRLRRRTEVVTEDAISRLAGSDRLSVGDSSVLVDVRVFCDDCGTDYTVDELLDLGGCACTET, translated from the coding sequence ATGGACAGTGGGGAGTCGGCCGGTGATCCGACGGACAGCAAGGTCGGGCGACTCATCGAGACGTACGGACTTTCGGGGTTGGGTGAGGAACTCGCGGCGCGCTGGACCGCGCCGGCCGACGAGCGATCGAGCCTGCGCGAACTCGCCGACGTCTTCAACCGGCGATTGCTTTCGGCCGCGCTCGAAGACGCCGGCGTCGAGACGATCGACGGCGACGTCGAGAGCGTCTACCGCGTGCTAACCGACGACGTCTCGGCCGGGGTTCGAACGGAGACGAAGCGCCGACTCCGACGGGAGGGTGTCGACGTCGACGAACTCGAGTCGGCGTTCGTCTCTCACCAGGCGATCCACACCTACCTCAGAACCTACCGGGACGTCGCGTACGAACCGGACGAACGGAGCCCCGAACGACAACGCGAGATCGAGCGCGATCGCATCCGTCGCCTTCGGCGTCGGACGGAGGTCGTCACCGAAGACGCGATTTCACGACTGGCCGGATCCGACAGGCTGTCCGTCGGCGATTCGAGCGTCCTCGTCGACGTTCGGGTCTTCTGTGACGACTGCGGGACGGACTACACGGTGGACGAGTTACTCGATCTGGGCGGCTGTGCGTGCACGGAGACGTGA
- a CDS encoding archaea-specific SMC-related protein gives MDQQSPVADRVEVDVENVGGIDETRVEFSPGITVLTGRNATNRTSFLRSLMAVLGSDEYSLKSDADSGRVELSIGDETFTRTLERTNATVTSGGEPYLDDPTLADLFAFLLESNEARRAVERGGDLRELIMRPVDTEAIHAEIDRLRERKASIRDELDELDELERERTRLESERTRLESDLETARDERDERERSLESYDRDVEETRSEKDELESALSELNEVRSELESVRFEIETQRESIETLREERESLGERLDEDGSVPAEELARIEGRLEALRERKAEVESLVTDVQRIVRFNEEVLSGDEGTVATLLRSDEDDPTDALVADEVVCWTCGSEVETDRIESTLDELRELRVETSATRRDLNAEIDEVSAEKRRLESERESIRDDSRRLDRIDAELDDREATVASLVDDRERLTERVRSLEAEVEELDVVDEYDEMLDRHRELNQAEFRIDQLEDELAETEREIDALDERLGERSTLESRLEDVSAELDSRRTEIERIEADAVSHFNEHMEEVLDILEYDNLDRIWIERTTTEKREGRRTVEASTFDLHIVRSTDADVAYEDTVDNLSESEREVTGLVFALAGYLVHDVYETLPFVLLDSLEAIDADRIARLVEYIGAYVDALVVALLPEDAAALSDEYERITEI, from the coding sequence ATGGATCAGCAGTCACCCGTCGCCGACCGCGTCGAAGTCGACGTCGAGAACGTCGGCGGGATCGACGAAACTCGCGTCGAGTTTTCACCCGGGATAACGGTCCTCACCGGGCGGAACGCGACGAACCGTACGTCGTTTCTCCGATCGCTGATGGCCGTCCTCGGAAGCGACGAGTACTCGTTAAAGAGCGACGCCGACTCGGGGCGAGTCGAACTCTCGATCGGTGACGAAACCTTCACGCGGACCTTAGAGCGGACGAACGCCACCGTCACGAGCGGCGGCGAACCGTACCTGGACGACCCGACGCTGGCCGACCTGTTCGCGTTCTTGCTCGAGTCGAACGAGGCGAGGCGGGCCGTCGAGCGCGGCGGTGACCTGCGCGAACTCATCATGCGCCCCGTCGACACGGAGGCGATCCACGCCGAGATCGACCGATTGCGCGAGCGGAAGGCGTCGATCCGCGACGAACTCGACGAGCTCGACGAACTAGAGCGCGAGCGGACGCGCCTCGAATCCGAGCGGACGCGCCTCGAATCCGACCTCGAGACTGCCCGAGACGAACGCGACGAACGCGAACGCTCCCTCGAATCCTACGATCGAGACGTCGAGGAGACTCGCTCGGAAAAGGACGAACTCGAGTCGGCGCTTTCTGAACTCAACGAGGTACGTTCGGAACTCGAATCGGTGCGTTTCGAGATCGAAACCCAGCGAGAGAGCATCGAAACGCTGCGCGAGGAGCGAGAATCGCTGGGCGAGCGCCTGGACGAGGACGGCTCAGTTCCCGCCGAGGAACTGGCCCGGATCGAGGGTCGTCTCGAGGCGCTCCGCGAGCGAAAGGCCGAAGTCGAGTCGCTGGTCACCGACGTCCAGCGGATCGTTCGCTTCAACGAGGAGGTGCTCTCGGGCGACGAGGGAACCGTCGCGACCCTGCTCCGGTCCGACGAGGACGACCCGACGGACGCCCTCGTCGCCGACGAGGTGGTCTGCTGGACGTGCGGGAGCGAGGTCGAGACGGACCGCATCGAATCGACGCTCGATGAGTTGCGCGAGCTTCGCGTCGAGACGTCGGCGACCCGTCGCGATCTGAACGCGGAGATCGACGAGGTATCCGCGGAGAAACGACGACTCGAATCGGAGCGAGAGTCGATCCGAGACGACAGCCGGCGACTCGACCGGATCGACGCCGAACTCGACGATCGCGAAGCGACCGTCGCGTCGCTGGTAGACGACCGCGAGCGACTGACCGAGCGCGTCCGATCGCTCGAAGCCGAGGTCGAGGAACTCGACGTCGTCGACGAGTACGACGAGATGCTCGATCGCCACCGAGAGCTAAACCAGGCGGAGTTTCGCATCGACCAGCTCGAAGACGAGCTGGCCGAAACCGAGCGGGAGATCGACGCACTCGACGAGCGACTGGGCGAGCGTTCGACGCTCGAATCCCGCCTCGAGGACGTCTCGGCCGAACTCGACTCGCGCCGGACCGAGATCGAGCGGATCGAAGCCGACGCCGTCTCGCACTTCAACGAGCACATGGAGGAGGTACTCGACATCCTCGAGTACGACAACCTCGATCGGATCTGGATCGAACGCACGACGACGGAGAAACGTGAGGGCCGTCGGACGGTCGAAGCGAGCACGTTCGACCTCCACATCGTCCGTTCGACGGACGCGGACGTCGCCTACGAGGATACGGTCGACAACCTGAGCGAGAGCGAGCGCGAGGTGACCGGCCTGGTGTTCGCGCTGGCGGGCTACCTGGTCCACGACGTCTACGAAACGCTTCCGTTCGTCCTGCTGGACTCGCTCGAGGCGATCGACGCCGACCGAATCGCGCGACTCGTCGAGTACATCGGCGCCTACGTCGACGCGCTCGTCGTCGCGTTACTGCCCGAAGACGCCGCGGCGCTCTCAGACGAGTACGAGCGCATTACGGAGATATAA
- a CDS encoding MFS transporter, translating to MGVRSGLKRELSALWDGGTGTALLAVASVWGVLVGARMILPVLIPSLQETYALSLPVAGLLVSVLWLFAALGQLPGGVLADRYPERTLMAGGALVVAVALALVVTASTPAVLFLATALWGVGHSMYPIARITVLSKLYQDRLGSALGVTMATGDVGQTILPPIATVVAGVVAWQAGLGFVVPLLVVGALAIYLAVPARPTDVDHEPLTLRETLGVFRELRTSEIGTMAVILFLFMFLWQSFTAFYPTYLESIKGLSPAVASLLFGFFFAVGVVVKPLAGAAYDRFGMRRSLVAVLSPPTVGLLALPFVSELWALVAVTALVATMLGSGAITQSFLADSFTDERQGAGLGVVRTATATLGAAGPVVFGVIGEYGFFDQGYLALAVIMVVVIGLTLRMPRA from the coding sequence ATGGGCGTTCGATCCGGGCTGAAACGGGAACTCTCGGCGCTGTGGGACGGCGGGACCGGCACCGCCCTGCTCGCAGTCGCGAGCGTCTGGGGCGTGCTCGTCGGCGCCCGGATGATCCTGCCCGTTCTCATCCCCTCGCTCCAGGAGACTTACGCGCTTTCGCTCCCGGTCGCGGGATTGCTCGTCTCCGTCCTGTGGCTGTTCGCCGCGCTCGGACAACTTCCCGGCGGCGTTCTCGCCGATCGCTACCCCGAGCGGACGCTCATGGCCGGCGGCGCGCTCGTCGTCGCCGTCGCCCTCGCGCTGGTGGTGACGGCGAGCACGCCGGCCGTTCTGTTTCTCGCGACCGCGCTTTGGGGCGTCGGCCACTCGATGTACCCGATCGCGCGGATCACCGTCCTCTCGAAACTCTACCAGGATCGGCTGGGAAGCGCCCTCGGCGTGACGATGGCGACGGGCGACGTCGGACAGACGATCTTGCCCCCGATCGCGACCGTCGTCGCCGGCGTCGTCGCCTGGCAGGCCGGCCTCGGGTTCGTCGTCCCGCTGCTGGTCGTCGGCGCGCTGGCCATCTACCTCGCGGTGCCGGCCCGGCCGACCGACGTCGACCACGAGCCGCTCACCCTCCGGGAGACCCTCGGCGTCTTTCGAGAGCTTCGCACGTCCGAGATCGGCACCATGGCGGTGATCCTGTTTCTGTTCATGTTTCTCTGGCAGTCGTTCACCGCCTTCTACCCCACCTACCTCGAGTCGATCAAGGGGCTGTCGCCGGCGGTCGCGAGCCTGCTGTTCGGGTTCTTCTTCGCCGTCGGCGTCGTCGTCAAACCGCTTGCCGGCGCCGCCTACGACCGATTCGGCATGCGCCGATCGCTCGTCGCCGTGTTGAGCCCGCCGACGGTCGGCCTGCTCGCGCTCCCGTTCGTCTCGGAGCTGTGGGCGCTCGTCGCCGTCACCGCGCTCGTCGCCACCATGCTCGGCTCCGGGGCGATCACCCAGTCGTTTCTGGCCGACTCGTTCACGGACGAGCGACAGGGCGCCGGCCTCGGCGTCGTCCGAACGGCGACGGCGACGCTCGGCGCAGCGGGACCGGTCGTCTTCGGCGTGATCGGCGAGTACGGCTTCTTCGATCAGGGCTACCTCGCGCTCGCGGTCATCATGGTCGTCGTCATCGGTCTGACGCTTCGGATGCCGCGGGCGTAA
- a CDS encoding zinc ribbon domain-containing protein: MTGITAGAAYAPRLRIAAEEYEEAWGRFQGAGIRETAVPAADEDALTMGYEAASRALDVGSVEPDDVTWLGFATTTPPVEEGESTSRLGEMLGIDAGASRRLFAGGTSAGTSAIWTAMDAADRDECALVVVADAPRGEPDDAIDHAAGAGAAAFVLTADGPAQIVDRASWSVATPGTRFRRAGERSTEGLSVTQYDRDAFTEAVRGAVSGLDGDPEPDAVAIQAPDGKLPYRAAGALGVDTDAIAACATVHDLGDLGAASVPVTLANALADGHVSILAVGYGESAQAVAIESDAAVPTAVDVDGEQPCTYAEYLRQRGDVTSGSPSGGGAYVSVPTWRRSIPQRYRLEAGRCPACEAISFPPEGACPDCRTLVEYEPVALPGTGTIESVTTISQGGAPPEFAEQQSRSGDYAAVVVAFDAPDGGSSVSAPAMGTDADPSAFAVGDRIEATIRRIYTQEGVTRYGFKVRPQAE, translated from the coding sequence ATGACGGGGATCACCGCTGGCGCCGCGTACGCCCCGCGGCTCCGGATCGCGGCCGAGGAGTACGAGGAGGCGTGGGGTCGGTTCCAGGGCGCCGGCATCCGCGAGACGGCCGTCCCCGCCGCCGACGAGGACGCCCTGACGATGGGGTACGAGGCCGCCAGCCGGGCTCTCGACGTCGGGTCTGTCGAGCCGGACGACGTCACGTGGCTCGGGTTCGCCACGACGACCCCGCCGGTGGAAGAAGGCGAGTCGACCTCGCGACTGGGCGAGATGCTCGGGATCGACGCCGGCGCGAGCCGGCGGTTGTTCGCCGGGGGCACGAGCGCCGGAACGAGCGCGATCTGGACCGCGATGGACGCGGCGGACCGTGACGAGTGCGCGCTCGTCGTCGTCGCGGACGCCCCGCGGGGCGAGCCGGACGACGCGATCGACCACGCCGCCGGGGCCGGGGCCGCGGCGTTCGTGCTCACGGCAGACGGCCCGGCACAGATCGTAGATCGCGCCAGCTGGTCTGTGGCCACCCCGGGAACGCGATTTCGACGGGCGGGCGAGCGCTCGACCGAAGGACTCTCGGTCACGCAGTACGATCGAGACGCGTTCACGGAGGCGGTCCGTGGCGCGGTCTCCGGCCTCGATGGTGATCCGGAGCCCGACGCCGTCGCGATCCAGGCCCCGGACGGAAAACTGCCCTACCGCGCGGCGGGCGCCCTCGGCGTCGACACCGACGCGATCGCCGCGTGCGCGACGGTCCACGACCTCGGCGACCTCGGGGCGGCGAGCGTCCCGGTGACGCTCGCGAACGCGCTGGCCGACGGCCACGTTTCGATCCTGGCCGTCGGCTACGGCGAGAGTGCACAGGCCGTCGCCATCGAATCGGACGCGGCCGTCCCGACGGCCGTCGACGTCGACGGCGAGCAGCCCTGCACCTACGCCGAGTACCTCCGCCAGCGCGGCGACGTTACCTCCGGCTCGCCGTCGGGCGGCGGCGCCTACGTCAGCGTCCCGACGTGGCGCCGATCGATTCCTCAGCGGTACCGACTCGAAGCCGGCCGCTGTCCCGCCTGCGAGGCGATATCCTTCCCGCCCGAGGGTGCCTGTCCGGACTGTCGAACCCTCGTCGAGTACGAACCCGTCGCGCTCCCGGGAACGGGAACGATCGAGTCGGTCACGACCATCTCGCAGGGTGGTGCCCCGCCCGAATTCGCCGAACAGCAGTCGCGATCGGGCGACTACGCGGCCGTCGTCGTCGCCTTCGACGCGCCGGACGGCGGGAGTTCGGTCAGCGCCCCGGCGATGGGAACCGACGCCGACCCCTCGGCCTTCGCCGTCGGCGACCGGATCGAGGCGACGATCCGCCGGATCTACACCCAGGAGGGCGTCACCCGCTACGGGTTCAAGGTCAGACCGCAGGCCGAGTGA
- a CDS encoding thiolase domain-containing protein yields MRDAYLIGAGQSAYGAFPDESYRSLFRTAFEAAVESVPAGFDPDAIDEAFVGTLGVGGRQLGLSGPAVTEHVGLGGVPCTRVENACAASGFSIRQAVQAVKSGMADVVLAGGFEVMTDASSDATKYWLGVSGETEWERLSGTTFSGVYAQMASAHMERYGTTREQLSRVAVKNHENGARNPKAQLGFECTLEDAQSAPVVADPLTLYHCCPTSDGAACALIASEDVVESYTDDPIRVAGVGAGSDAVGLFQRESYTEIPASRRAAEAAYEMAGVGPDDLDFAEVHDCFAIAELLAYEDLGFCERGESGDLIESGRTERDGDLPVNTSGGLKSKGHPIGATGAGQVVEAFAQLSGEAGDRQVDDPVYGLTHNVGGSGGAAVVCVFEREVMV; encoded by the coding sequence ATGCGAGATGCGTACCTGATCGGTGCGGGTCAGTCGGCCTACGGGGCGTTTCCCGACGAGAGCTATCGCTCGCTGTTTCGGACGGCGTTCGAAGCGGCGGTAGAGAGCGTCCCGGCCGGCTTCGATCCGGACGCGATCGACGAAGCGTTCGTCGGCACCCTCGGCGTCGGCGGCCGGCAACTCGGCCTCTCGGGGCCGGCCGTAACCGAACACGTCGGCCTCGGCGGCGTCCCCTGCACGCGCGTCGAGAACGCCTGCGCCGCAAGCGGCTTTTCGATCAGACAGGCCGTCCAGGCGGTCAAGTCCGGGATGGCGGACGTCGTCCTGGCCGGCGGGTTCGAGGTCATGACGGACGCGAGTTCCGACGCGACGAAGTACTGGCTCGGCGTCTCGGGCGAGACCGAGTGGGAACGCCTGTCGGGCACCACGTTCTCCGGCGTCTACGCCCAGATGGCGTCGGCGCACATGGAGCGCTACGGAACGACGCGCGAGCAGCTCTCGCGGGTCGCCGTGAAGAATCACGAAAACGGCGCGAGAAACCCCAAGGCACAGCTCGGCTTCGAGTGCACGCTCGAGGACGCCCAGTCGGCACCCGTCGTCGCCGACCCGCTCACGCTCTATCACTGCTGTCCCACGTCCGACGGGGCCGCCTGCGCGCTGATCGCGAGCGAGGACGTCGTCGAGTCGTACACGGACGACCCCATTCGGGTCGCCGGCGTCGGCGCCGGCAGCGACGCCGTCGGACTGTTCCAGCGCGAATCGTACACCGAGATCCCCGCCAGCCGGCGGGCCGCCGAGGCCGCCTACGAGATGGCCGGCGTCGGCCCGGACGACCTGGATTTCGCCGAGGTCCACGACTGCTTCGCCATCGCGGAGCTGCTCGCCTACGAGGACCTCGGCTTCTGCGAGCGGGGCGAGTCGGGCGACCTGATCGAGTCCGGACGGACCGAACGCGACGGCGACCTGCCGGTCAACACCTCCGGCGGCCTCAAGTCGAAGGGCCACCCGATCGGCGCGACCGGAGCCGGCCAGGTGGTCGAGGCGTTCGCACAGCTCTCCGGCGAGGCGGGCGATCGCCAGGTCGACGACCCGGTCTACGGACTCACGCACAACGTGGGCGGGAGCGGCGGCGCCGCCGTCGTCTGCGTCTTCGAACGAGAGGTGATGGTATGA
- a CDS encoding ornithine cyclodeaminase family protein: MVRVLAADDVAELLDLEALVDVTQNALVDQSRGRVERPDRPHYPVGIGLAADGSGASTNSPSAEPLGTGLAMPAYVHGSPYSATKLATVHEGNTDLPTVHAQIVLASAETGRPVAFLEGTTITNARTGCIGAVSVRALADGPITLGVFGAGTQARWQTRAIGAAVDVESVRVYSPSDSKRACAADLRERGFDARATDTPEETADADVVVTATTSREPVFPADALADDAIVVAVGAYTDEMCELDPRVLDRAGRIYADVPEEVAEIGEVVASERGVDELIPLGALLDDDRPNDGPIADGPAVVESVGSAVLDAAAAESIYGRALDGDVGTDVAFE, encoded by the coding sequence ATGGTTCGCGTCCTCGCCGCGGACGACGTCGCCGAACTGCTCGACCTCGAGGCGCTCGTAGACGTCACCCAGAACGCGCTCGTCGACCAGTCGCGCGGACGGGTCGAACGTCCCGACCGCCCCCACTATCCCGTCGGGATCGGACTCGCGGCTGACGGATCGGGCGCATCTACGAACAGCCCGTCCGCCGAGCCGCTCGGAACTGGCCTCGCCATGCCGGCGTACGTCCACGGCTCGCCCTACAGCGCGACCAAACTGGCGACGGTCCACGAGGGCAATACCGACCTGCCGACCGTCCACGCCCAGATCGTACTCGCATCGGCAGAAACCGGTCGTCCCGTCGCGTTCCTGGAGGGGACGACCATCACCAACGCCCGGACCGGCTGCATCGGCGCCGTCTCGGTTCGCGCGCTCGCGGACGGCCCGATCACCCTCGGCGTGTTCGGCGCGGGGACGCAGGCGCGCTGGCAGACGCGAGCGATCGGCGCCGCGGTCGACGTCGAGTCCGTTCGCGTCTACTCGCCGAGCGACTCGAAACGGGCGTGTGCGGCCGACCTCCGCGAGCGAGGGTTCGACGCGCGGGCGACCGATACGCCCGAGGAAACCGCCGACGCCGACGTGGTCGTGACGGCGACGACCAGCCGCGAACCGGTGTTTCCGGCCGACGCGTTGGCCGACGACGCGATCGTCGTCGCGGTCGGCGCGTACACGGACGAGATGTGCGAACTCGATCCGAGGGTGCTCGACCGGGCCGGTCGGATCTACGCCGACGTCCCCGAGGAAGTCGCCGAGATCGGCGAGGTGGTCGCGAGCGAGCGCGGCGTCGACGAGCTGATCCCGCTCGGGGCGTTGCTGGACGACGATAGGCCGAACGACGGCCCGATCGCAGACGGCCCCGCCGTCGTCGAGAGCGTCGGTAGCGCCGTCCTCGACGCGGCCGCCGCCGAGTCGATATACGGGCGGGCACTCGACGGCGACGTCGGGACGGACGTCGCGTTCGAGTGA
- a CDS encoding class I SAM-dependent methyltransferase: MSADPFGRAIRDHYLGSREEPLIDRDGDETREHAIERWYFGEHDEDAWRDAWMEGPLLDIGAGAGRDALYYQEQFETVAIEVSDHLVEILRDRGVADARVANMFTLRNHFDRDRFRSAHAIGTQVGLAGSMAGVRQFLDDLAFVTTPDATAVLDNYAPEKEATGDVFAYREDPAPGLAYRIYHEEYEGDVGETLLFRVFSADRLREATIGTPWEVTALTYGETQWRAILEKSHSPP; encoded by the coding sequence ATGTCCGCCGACCCCTTCGGTCGCGCCATCCGCGACCACTACCTCGGTAGCCGGGAGGAGCCTCTCATCGACCGTGACGGTGACGAAACGCGCGAACACGCTATCGAACGGTGGTACTTTGGCGAACACGACGAAGACGCGTGGCGTGATGCGTGGATGGAGGGCCCGTTACTCGATATCGGAGCCGGCGCGGGACGGGATGCCCTCTATTACCAAGAACAGTTCGAGACGGTCGCCATCGAGGTGAGTGACCACCTAGTCGAGATACTGCGCGACCGAGGCGTGGCCGACGCTCGAGTGGCGAATATGTTCACACTCCGAAATCACTTCGACCGCGACCGATTCCGCTCGGCGCACGCGATCGGCACGCAGGTCGGGCTGGCCGGGTCGATGGCGGGCGTTCGCCAGTTTCTGGACGATCTCGCGTTCGTAACGACGCCCGACGCGACCGCAGTCCTCGACAACTACGCCCCCGAGAAGGAGGCCACGGGGGACGTGTTCGCGTACCGTGAGGACCCGGCGCCCGGCCTCGCCTACCGGATCTACCACGAAGAGTACGAGGGGGACGTAGGGGAAACGCTCTTGTTCCGCGTCTTTAGCGCGGACCGGCTTCGAGAGGCAACGATCGGAACGCCGTGGGAGGTCACCGCGCTCACCTACGGTGAGACGCAGTGGAGAGCGATACTGGAAAAGTCACACTCACCGCCGTGA
- a CDS encoding SipW-dependent-type signal peptide-containing protein encodes MTDESNTISRRNVLAGLGAVGVGGALVGAGTSAYFSDGEKFSGNELVAGELELKLDWQQFYYGAPDDQRPQDYGTAGRPYVNAHPDHDKDGEQSIEVDGQTYRYDDLGRNIGDDEIDYCTDLDDDYYFGKKQDSLIDLQDIKPGDCGEITFSYHLCDNPGWLWLGAKNKSYETVLADEIEAVLWHDLDGDNELDDDEPIIVEGSLRDVLDALNQGILLDGEPTSTSGTKTDTCVELPKLDDDNLAEYTDPTRHDPDELRSGDVITFPEEGVEITLTNVYLKDGDDEAYGFDWESNKGLCRIEVGAAGDTLTYDYEECATSGTEVIAPETPSPEPQQAAISNLTFWYCADEKPNGDPVCVPNSTTQYLGFEWCLPKGVGNEVQGESIDFDLKFYTEQCRHNENPTNPFAK; translated from the coding sequence ATGACGGACGAATCCAACACGATATCGCGACGCAACGTTCTCGCCGGGCTCGGCGCCGTCGGCGTCGGCGGCGCCCTCGTCGGCGCAGGCACCAGCGCGTACTTCAGCGACGGCGAGAAGTTCAGCGGAAACGAACTCGTCGCCGGCGAACTCGAACTCAAACTCGACTGGCAGCAGTTCTACTACGGCGCGCCGGACGACCAGCGACCGCAGGACTACGGGACCGCCGGTCGCCCGTACGTGAACGCACACCCGGATCACGACAAAGACGGCGAGCAGTCGATCGAAGTCGACGGCCAGACGTATCGGTACGACGATCTCGGTCGAAACATCGGCGACGACGAGATCGATTACTGTACGGACCTCGACGACGACTACTACTTCGGGAAAAAGCAGGATTCGTTGATCGACCTCCAGGACATCAAGCCGGGCGACTGCGGCGAGATCACGTTCAGCTACCACCTCTGTGACAACCCCGGCTGGCTCTGGCTCGGCGCGAAGAACAAATCGTACGAGACGGTGCTCGCAGACGAGATCGAGGCCGTCCTCTGGCACGACCTAGACGGCGACAACGAACTCGACGACGACGAGCCGATCATCGTCGAGGGATCGCTTCGCGACGTCCTCGACGCGTTGAACCAGGGGATCCTCCTCGACGGCGAACCGACGTCGACGTCGGGTACCAAGACCGATACGTGCGTCGAGTTGCCGAAACTAGACGACGACAACCTCGCAGAGTACACCGATCCGACACGCCACGATCCCGACGAGCTACGAAGCGGCGACGTGATCACGTTCCCCGAGGAGGGCGTCGAGATTACGCTCACGAACGTCTATCTCAAGGACGGAGACGACGAGGCCTACGGGTTCGACTGGGAGAGTAACAAGGGGCTCTGTCGGATCGAGGTCGGTGCCGCCGGCGATACACTCACGTACGACTACGAGGAGTGTGCGACATCAGGTACAGAGGTTATCGCCCCGGAAACACCCTCACCAGAACCTCAGCAGGCCGCGATCAGCAACCTCACGTTCTGGTACTGTGCGGACGAGAAGCCGAACGGCGATCCCGTCTGCGTTCCGAACTCGACGACGCAGTACCTCGGGTTCGAGTGGTGCCTGCCGAAGGGTGTCGGCAACGAGGTTCAGGGAGAATCGATCGACTTCGACCTGAAGTTCTACACCGAGCAGTGTCGACACAACGAGAATCCGACGAACCCGTTCGCGAAGTGA
- a CDS encoding DUF7344 domain-containing protein produces the protein MTAAASASVRTGDLRDRSPSLSQDTAFKLLSCPRRRYVIHLLKQGDGPIELRDLVTHVAAWENDVSVDETTYEQRMRVYTALRQSHLPKLDDGGVVEFNADRGVVEPTDATSQLDVYLDVVPHDDIPWSTYYAGLGALCLWFTAGVWFGLLPFSLVSPTLGMLVVTVLFSASALAHVRYERRRRLGADGRPPANGRGER, from the coding sequence ATGACCGCGGCGGCGTCCGCATCGGTTCGGACCGGCGACCTTCGCGACCGATCGCCGTCGCTGTCACAGGACACGGCCTTCAAGCTACTCAGCTGTCCGCGCCGACGGTACGTGATACACCTCCTCAAACAGGGGGATGGTCCGATCGAACTTCGCGATCTCGTGACCCACGTCGCCGCCTGGGAGAACGACGTTTCGGTCGACGAGACGACTTACGAGCAACGCATGCGGGTCTACACGGCGCTCAGGCAGTCACACCTTCCGAAACTCGACGACGGCGGCGTCGTCGAATTCAACGCAGACCGCGGCGTCGTCGAACCGACCGACGCCACCTCGCAGCTCGACGTCTACCTCGACGTCGTTCCCCACGACGACATCCCCTGGAGCACGTATTACGCGGGCCTTGGTGCGTTGTGTCTGTGGTTTACGGCCGGGGTCTGGTTCGGATTGCTCCCGTTCTCGCTCGTCTCGCCGACGCTCGGCATGCTCGTCGTCACGGTACTGTTTTCCGCCTCCGCGCTCGCACACGTCCGGTACGAGCGACGCCGGCGTCTGGGAGCCGACGGTCGGCCACCCGCGAACGGCCGGGGTGAGCGATGA
- a CDS encoding signal peptidase I: protein MTVRRVALLGAGVVVAVLVGLVAIVAFPGLVGGDAAFFVTSGSMSPSIDSGDVLIVSESSPADVEVGDVVTVQTGDEPNPGYVTHRVVDVEVVDGEYYFQIQGDANPEPDPGYATADDVVGTSHLQIPYVGSLLVFARSGIGIAVLVVLPGLALLTSGCLALVRELSALGTDTHPDRRKA, encoded by the coding sequence ATGACCGTTCGGCGCGTCGCCCTCCTCGGAGCCGGGGTGGTCGTCGCCGTGCTCGTCGGTCTCGTCGCGATCGTCGCGTTTCCCGGCCTCGTCGGCGGGGACGCAGCCTTTTTCGTCACCTCGGGGAGCATGAGCCCGTCGATCGACTCGGGCGACGTCCTCATCGTCTCCGAATCGTCGCCCGCTGACGTCGAGGTCGGCGACGTCGTCACGGTCCAGACCGGTGACGAGCCGAATCCGGGGTACGTGACCCACCGTGTGGTCGACGTCGAGGTCGTCGACGGGGAGTACTACTTCCAGATTCAGGGCGACGCGAATCCCGAACCAGATCCCGGGTACGCGACCGCCGACGACGTCGTCGGCACCAGCCACCTCCAGATACCGTACGTCGGTTCGCTCCTGGTGTTTGCCCGATCCGGGATCGGCATCGCCGTGCTCGTCGTCCTCCCGGGACTCGCCCTCCTGACGTCCGGCTGTCTGGCCCTCGTCCGGGAACTTAGCGCGCTGGGGACCGACACCCACCCAGACCGGAGGAAGGCATGA